In Elaeis guineensis isolate ETL-2024a chromosome 1, EG11, whole genome shotgun sequence, a genomic segment contains:
- the LOC105037438 gene encoding cytochrome P450 71A1, with protein sequence MDICIISSWLLFVTLAFLLLSFRYKRMEQRKAVYRLPPGPKKLPLIGNLHQLGRLPHHSLWQLSQKYGPLMYLELGSVPTVVVSSAEMAREVMKTHDLDFCSRPRLVATSKVSYNCLDISFSPYGEYWREMRKICIIELFSAKRVQSFQFIREEEISLMINSISHSSATPINLSKLTMTLANNIICRVAMGKKYQEGDHEKGIFHKLLLEAQALFSSFYIADFFPSIGWMDKLTGLAGRLEKNCAMLDVFYEQVIREHLDPKRMRPEHEDIVDVLLRLQKDGSHLTKDHIKAVLMDIFMAGTETASATLVWAMAELARHPRLMKKAQEEIRASLGTKGKVEEGDLHQLRYLKSVVKETLRLHSPVPLLLPRESIRHSRIHGYDIPPNTRVFVNAWGIGKDPKSWDDPEEFIPERFMDSSIDYKGHNFELIPFGSGRRICPALNLGTLTVELALASMLYHFDWEVPVGMSTEDVDMNEAPGLVDIRVLFTL encoded by the exons ATGGATATCTGCATCATATCCTCATGGCTTCTTTTTGTCACGCTTgccttccttcttctttctttcagaTACAAAAGAATGGAACAACGAAAGGCGGTGTACAGACTCCCTCCTGGCCCAAAGAAGCTTCCCTTAATTGGGAACTTGCACCAACTTGGCAGGCTGCCTCATCACTCTTTATGGCAACTCTCTCAAAAATATGGCCCTCTCATGTATTTAGAACTAGGGAGCGTGCCAACAGTCGTAGTCTCATCTGCTGAGATGGCCAGAGAAGTAATGAAAACTCATGATCTCGACTTCTGCTCGAGGCCCCGTCTTGTTGCTACCAGTAAAGTTTCTTACAATTGCTTGGATATCAGCTTCTCACCCTATGGTGAATATTGGAGAGAGATGAGAAAGATATGCATCATCGAACTTTTCAGTGCCAAGAGGGTGCAATCATTTCAATTTATAAGGGAAGAAGAGATTTCACTAATGATCAATAGCATCTCCCACTCTTCAGCAACTCCTATAAATCTCAGTAAGCTGACGATGACACTGGCAAATAATATAATTTGCAGAGTTGCGATGGGTAAGAAGTATCAAGAAGGTGATCATGAGAAGGGTATATTTCACAAGCTTCTCCTCGAAGCACAGGCATTATTCAGCAGTTTTTATATTGCAGACTTCTTCCCATCAATAGGCTGGATGGACAAGCTGACAGGACTTGCAGGTAGGCTCGAGAAGAACTGTGCTATGCTTGATGTGTTCTATGAGCAGGTCATCAGGGAGCACCTTGACCCCAAGAGGATGAGACCCGAACATGAAGACATAGTTGATGTATTGCTTCGGTTACAAAAGGATGGAAGCCATCTAACGAAAGACCACATAAAAGCAGTGCTAATG GATATCTTCATGGCTGGAACAGAAACAGCTTCGGCGACCTTAGTATGGGCTATGGCAGAGCTCGCAAGACACCCGAGACTGATGAAGAAAGCACAAGAAGAAATAAGAGCCTCTTTAGGAACTAAAGGAAAGGTGGAAGAAGGAGATCTTCACCAGCTTCGGTACCTCAAGTCTGTGGTCAAAGAAACACTGAGGCTGCACTCTCCTGTCCCATTACTGCTTCCTCGTGAGTCCATAAGACACTCTAGGATTCATGGATATGATATCCCGCCGAACACAAGAGTGTTTGTCAATGCTTGGGGGATAGGAAAAGATCCTAAATCATGGGATGACCCTGAAGAGTTCATTCCTGAGAGATTCATGGATAGTTCTATCGACTACAAAGGCCATAACTTCGAGCTGATACCATTCGGTTCTGGTCGAAGAATCTGCCCTGCACTGAATTTGGGGACTTTGACAGTGGAGCTAGCACTTGCGAGTATGTTATACCATTTCGACTGGGAAGTGCCTGTTGGGATGAGCACAGAAGACGTTGACATGAATGAAGCGCCAGGACTTGTGGACATAAGAGTTCTCTTCACCTTGTAG